The genome window CTTTATGGGATATGGATCAAACCTTTTTGAATTGATCTATAATTAGTTGCCTTGGATTATAATGTTCTATAAATCTTGTTATTGTTCTCCAAGTCAGGACCATATGCAGAGATTATGGTGTGGTTTGCATTCGCAGAGAAGGACAAGATGTTGAGAAAATTATCTCTGATGATGAAATTTTGAATGAATTCAGGGTAATcagaatatttgaattgttccCATGTTTCTTGATGTTTTTTCAACTTTGAATTGCAATATATATCATGTCCGTTGTTGTTTGCATATTGATTGTCCACATTTTTGCGATTGACCAAATTCTGGAAATCATCTGAAAAGGTTAAAACTGGTCCAAATTTTCCCATGTCTTCAGAATTTGAATCCTTTGTCTCAAAAGGAGCTTCACCCCAGTGGCTTTTATTGactcaattgttttaatttatggcTGCTTTACGATCCTTTGCTTGCTGGTCTACCCTAAACGTTACAACTCTAATATTGAATTTTTCAGGATAACATTAAAGTTGTGGATGAGCTTATACCAAACCAAATCAGATCAACAAGAGTAAGGTAAAAGTAAAGCATGTTTGTTTATTGCcaatataaagataaatttaaCACTGaaggtttattaaaaaaaaaaattaaatttatatgtatCTCAGGGACTGCATTTCAAGAGGGTCGTCGATAAAATATCTGACCGCAGATGAAGTGATTGATTATATAAGAGAATAGCATTTGTACCGGAACTCAGATGATAAGTGATGATCTCTTCAGCATCATTTATACTGTACATAATTGATCATCATCTGTAATAACCATAGCATAGGTTATATAGTGCCATGTgcctaatttattttaattaatactaGATAAATaacagtggcgactccaggaattttttGCAAGGTGTTCCTTAATGAAGCATAATTTTTTCTAGTAGCGGTTCCAGgaatttttcctaaatttattgttgtttagttgtttcattaatttgtttgtcttttataaactataatttgttatattgttgtttcattaattataaaattattaattgttttttttatagcaaaattattaattgttgcttagcctaacataatttaatttgtttgtctaatataatgtatttgttaattaaattattaattattgtttattagttgctttatccaattaattattggttaattaatgttccaaacaaataaaattaattagctCAACTAATTACTATGGTTGTTTGATACTTGGAATATCACACTatcacttaacaaaaaaaaaggaaagtcaATAAATTGTACagcacaaaaatatataggcAGTATAGCTTAAGTCTAAGTCTTAAAAAATAGGgatttattacatattttatgatCATTAGTTGAACTAATCAACTAATACATAGCACACAgccatatttattaattattagttgcACACTTGCACAAGCACTATCACACAGCACATTTGCACAAGCACTATCACACAGCACATTTGCACTACCCCAGCCCCATGCCCCATCCACCACCTAATTCAACAGACAAGCATTAAATAATGATAGAGATATGtattatttattcaaataaattaatttggatTAGGATTAAGAATAGTTTTATTGATAGATAAtaggtattttttattatttatttttatctatttggAAGTTTGTATAAATTCAAATGTTGACAATGAATAAAAATAGTcatgaatttttaaataataagttgTACGTCTGAACTTTCTTGAAGTGGTCTAGTCTATCAAACGTACACGAAACCTCCTGAAATGAATTTACAATAAAAATGCCCTCATGGTCATGTCATTCAGCTGACCCTCCATCCCTCACTAGCAGATTAGTAGagcacaaagaaaaaagagcaagGAAGGACGTTCCACATTCAAGCCATTATGCGCTGGAATTGGTTCGCAtcatatcatttcttttttaaaagaatagaggaaagaaagcaaagagaggaaagagagagattgttttatGAGAATGGAAGCAAGTTACTTGAGAAGTTGATTGCCTCTTGCAATGCCAAGCCTATTCCCATCCGTACCTTCTCCGCTCAACAGCTTCGCCAAGCAACCAACAACTTTTCTTCTGAAAAGCTGGTAATGGGGTTCTCTATTTGGTACAAGGGTTCTCTTGAAGGACAAATTGTTCTCATTAAGGGTTCTTTTGTTCACAATGTCAAGCTTATTCCCATCCGTACCTTCTCCCCTCAACAACTCCGCCAAGCAACCAACAATTATCTTTCTCAACATCTGGGAATTTATTGGTACAAAGGTTCTCTTGAAGGACGAATTGTTCTCATTAAGCGTTTAGATAATTTGGCCTATATAGCCATCAATGATTTAGTGATTTCTGCACAAATGAGTGGTCACAGCAATGTATTAAGGCCCATAGGTTGTTGTCTCCACACTCGAATTCCCATTTTGGTGTTTGAATTTGCCGCCAATGGTTTACTTGCAGATCGAATTTATGTCTCCCGTGTTACTGAACTACAACATGAGCCGATGGTGTGGGAGAGCAGGTTAAAGATTGCAAGGCAGATTGCTCATGCTCTTTCTTATCTCCATACTGCCTTCCCTAGACCTGTCATCTACATGGCTATGGATCTGCACAGTATCTTATTAGATGAACATGATGTTCCCAAATTGTCCCACTTTCATTTTTCTGTATCAATTCCTGAAGGTGAAGTTGACGTGGACGCTCCTTTTCTTTCAACGTTCAAATCCCCCGAGTTTAAAACAGCAGGCAAGGTAACTGAGAAAGCCGATGTATATGATTTTGGTCGGTTTCTTCTGGAACTTTTAACTGGAGATGATTCTTTTAAAGATTCTACTTTCATAGCATACATACATAACTGTGCTCAAGGTAGTTGCATAAACGAGATTGTGGATCCTGCAATCTTGGCAGAAGGAGGTGCTAGTTTACAGCACCAATTACAAGCTGTGGTGGACCTTGCCTTGGCATGTACAGAGGAAGATCCACAAACAAGGCCAACTATGGTTGATGTCACCAAACAACTCAGGCGGATTGAGAGGTTTGTTCCATCACTAATTATTTACTCACTTGATTTCATCCAATCATATGTTATAGATAAACAGATTCACATTATTGCATATCCAAATGTTTTAGGCATgacaacaaacaaaatttactCACTTGATTTTCAAACAAATGGCCATGGATGGAATttagaaaagttaaaaaagctAATTTGATGGAGAGCCATTTAATGACATTATGAAATCCCCATTGCTACAAAGAAGCAGGCCTAATAAACTGGTATGCATCTTAAGTAATGAAGGAGAATTCTCTATGAGATCAGCTAATGGTATTTCACAATCACACGGGTTCACAAAAATGGGTGAAAAGCTTGGGGGAAATTTGCAGAATTTAAAGCTTCGTGAGAGTTTTGAAGAGCATGCTTTTGTATCATTGAAAAGGAATGCTTCTAGTGATGAAATCCAAGCAGTGAACGAAGCCTCTGAAAGGCCTCTTGAAGTTTAATTGTGATGCAACTGAATGATGACAGAGCTTGTATGGCAGTTTTAACCTGTCATTGGGAAGTTATCATTATGGTAGACCCTTAAGGTATGTATTGATGCTATAAGAATTGGAGGATAGGTTGTTATTGGCAAAGGAGTTTGATAATTGTTCTTTTGTTTGACTAAAAGGAATGCAAACTAAGTAGTTCATGCTCTTAGTAACTAGCTATGTATAGTGGTTTGTTGAGGGAAAAAAAGACTTTCGTATTGTTTATTTGGtttgtaaattttctttttccagaGTATATATGATTTCTCAATTTAGTTTGGCAAACCTTTTTCCTTTTGCAAAATAGTCTTAAATTTTGCAATTGACCAAATTCTGGAAATCATCTGAAAAGGTTAAAAGTGGTCCAAATTTTCCCATGTCTTCAGAATTTGAATCCTTTGTCTCAAAAGGAGCTTCACCCCAGTGGCTTTTATTGactcaattgttttaatttatggcTGCTTTACGATCCTTTGCTTGCTGGTCTACCCTAAACGTTACAACTCTAATATTGAATTTTTCAGGATAACATTGAAGTTGTGGATGAGCTGATACCAAACCAAATCAGCTCAACAAGAGTAAGGTAAAAGTAAAGCATATTTGTTTATTGCCAATATAAAGATGAATTTAACACtgaaggtttaaaaaaaaaaaaattatatgtatctCAGGGACTGCATTTCAAGAGGGTTGTCGATAAAATATCTGACTGCAGATGAAGTGATTGATTATATAAGAGAACAACATTTGTACCTGAACTCAGATGATAAGTGATGATCTCTTTAGCATAATATTATATTGTACATAATTGATCATCATCTGTAATAACCATAGCATCGGAATATAGTGCCATGTgcctaatttattttaattaatactgGATAAATAATGATAGAGATATGtattatttattcaaataaattagtttGGAATGGGATTAAGAATAGTTTTGCTGATAGATAATgggtattttttattatttatttttatctatttggAAGTTTGTATAAATTCAAATGTTGACAATGAATAAAAATAGTcatgaatttttaaataataggcTGTACGTCTGAACTTTCTTGAAGTTCTTctcaaagaaatatataattgtttgaaGTATAGTTGTGCTTAGATAAAGTGAGGCTGAAATGTTGTATGTAAGCAAATATGCTAAAGAGTTAAAAGAGAAAGTTGATGGTGGACAAACTCATCCTTAATCCTATGTGGTTCACTCTATGGTTATTGCTTTAAATCATGGCAAACTCACCCTTAATTTTATGTCATTGGCTCTATGGTAGTTgccttttatcatcaaaccaagacatcaATGGATGTCTCTTTGGTGAAGAGAGGATTCGATTCCAGTCCCCTATTCGATAacaagagactttaccaatcAAGTCAACTGGAAcccacttcttctttttatttgaatGGCTATGGTTTTATGGACATGGGTGATGATGGGTGtggtggggtttttgatgatctAACTCAGAATGCAAAATAGGTTATAATTAAAGACTTTagctttaatatattttttacccaTTTGGCTATGTTATTTGTCAAGTGAGGAACTAAATCAAGTACATGTGTTTAAGGTTTCGTGGGTTCAAAAACATTGGGtacatgtgtaacttaccaataaaaagaaaaataaaagtgttaAAGATTTAGATACTCTTGTTGATTTCTGGGGATTTATTGTGTGATAGTGAAGTACCATTGGCTCTTTGACTTTACTTCTTTTGTTTGCACTTGGAATCTCCTAGgatttgtttatagttttgtATGCCTTTTAGAATTTTGTAGAACTTTTCCAAAGTCTTATTTGCAACATTTTAATAGAGAGAGAGGTGAATAATTTCATAAGTGGTAGGTTGCTGTAAGTGGTTGTGGATGGGCATACATGACTTGGTGCTTGTGCTCATTAGCCATGCTAGTAGTGGAGGCAGTGAgtgtagtcttgtcatatctctAAGGATTGATGGTGTATCAACTATTCTTATAATGGTTAGGATGTACATTCGGTGGAGCAGTGATGGTACCATGGCACATGGAGCATTGTTTGGTGGTGGTTGATATGAATTTGTATATGATAGGCGTCATGAATTTGGACTTGCTTATGGATTATTATTGTGGGTTAAATCATGTTTCGTTGAAGCATTAAGGGATTGGATTTTGGTACCTTGTTTGTTGATTCAGACATGGTTCTTGTGAATTCTCACCTATCTGCAGGTTACATGGGGCTGCTTGCAGTAAGGAGTGATGGTATAGAAGTGAAGAGAAGTTCAGATGGTATGCCATGTATGGCGGGGGGATGGGTAGTGTTGATGTTGGTAGTGGCAGGGTTATAGCAGCAGTTGTTGTGCTGTGATGGCTGGCTTCATTTAGGAAACTTAATGAATAAACTATTTTAGGTTAAACTTTAGTACAGACTAATGTGCCCAACAACAATTTATTACAAACTAAAATGTGCTTAGTATTTTGATAAGAACCTACTTCTAGTGGGAAAGTGAGCTCTAAAAGGGATAGCTGCTTTGAGGGAGCTTGGCCTCCAAGGACAAGAAAGATTTAGAGAgaatgagggagagagagaattagagaaACGAGGGAACTTGCTTGTACTCTACTGTTATGATCCTTACAGCAGTGGCTGGCAGCTATTTAGGCTTGCCTTAATATGTACAAGCTCAGGAATTCCCTAACTAGATAACTGATCTGCTAACAGCTAGCCTAATTGATCACATGGTAAATGCTATTAAGGACGTGGGTTCTAGCTAACATTACTTAGGCAACTATACAAGAGAGTTACAACCAACAGACTAGTATATCAAGGCCACAAGACTAACTACCAACTAACATAACTAGTGCTGGACTGGCATGCTTGCTGTTACTGCCTAAGCTTTACTGCTGCAGTCTCTAGACACTACTGTCTGCTGCTTCCAGCTGCTTGATAGACTACTCCAACTGACTAGTTGAGCTCTTCACTGTTACTATACTGAGTGAGATAGCTGCTTAGTTGCTAATTACATAGTTCACTGCATATCTTGATAAGCCACATAACTCTTGTCAATGCATACCCTGCTGCTGCATCCCTCAAGGCTTCTACTGAAGGCTGCTGTATAACAACTACCAGCAGCACCAATATTAAGTAGGCAGGGTAGACAGGGTCCTAACATATTTGGGATTATTATGGCTGTTCAAGCCTACTTCAGaaatgctttttctttttaaagccAACTTCAGAAATTGGTCCTCAAGTTAATGTTATTAATAAGTTGggttttggaaacaaaaaaactGCAGTCTCTTTTTGGTAGATTGAATTGGTTGGATGTTTTTCATTTCACTCATCAAATTTCCTTGATGATCCTGATTCTGTTCTCATTAATTGGTAATCGGTCGAagattattttttgataggtagcAGAGCTGTtctattaatattaaataaacaaaaactttaTGTTCACAATGCTGAAACACAAAGGATCAACAAAGTACAAGAATATCAAGTGAAAGATCTAAGAGAAGCTAGGAACTCAAAAACGGAAGAACATTGTGTTAGACCCCAAGCTTtggaccaatcaaaaagagtgatcTTTTAAAGATGTCTTACTATTTGTTtgtataagaattattttattatattgggcACTGTTCAGCCTTACTAGTACTTCATCGATTTTGCGGGAGGAAGAGATGCCATTTGTGCTAGGCTCATTGGCTAATTCGTGAATGTAGTTCTAAGTTACAGTTGACAATATGTTGAGCCAATTGTTGAATAACAGCCATTGAAGTGGAAAAAATTGATGCCCTCTTAGAAAGAATAAAACTCAGTGATTACTAAATATATAAGTGCAATTTAAATGTAGAACTCTGttactaatttttataataatacaTGCATATTTATGCCTACTTCATTTCCTTAATGAAGCAGTCTTCTCTTAATACAGTTTTTCCtacttattacaaaaatttttttacatacatACTGGTTATGAAACTTGTAGCTGCGATACTTTGCTTATGAAATAGACTTGATGATGTATGTTGCACTGCATGTTACCAATACTATCAACTTATATATCTAATCATGCTCAGATTTATATTATCTGTTAGTATTTAGACCTTGTTGATTTTGATGGGTTCATGGCAGTTAGATAAATAAAATCTATATTGGATGTACTAAGTTCTGTACTTAACTCATCATAATTACTAGCATTACCTGCTAAGTCATTGTTTGAGCATTGCAAGAGTGTATTTTCAGATAATAATTTAGCAAATCTATTTGTTGTTTGAAGTGCcagatattattttatatgtatgaAATGAGAAACACTATAATAATGTTGTACACCTCACACTGTCTTCAATGAAATTGTATTTGCGTAAATTGATTGAAGTATACGGTGGCCATTCCTTCTTCTGAAAACTCACTTGCTGAGATCGCTATCACTTGTTATCTTGGGTTGGATGAAGGTGCTTGTTGTTGAAAATTTGTTCTCAAAACAAGTAAAATTTACTTTCCTCTTTCATTTTAACTGTGGTGCCTCAGCAAGATGATATCTTTCTCCGTTTATTGTAAATGAACCCTTCTTGGATATCATTTTTTACCTGAATTCTGGCTAGTTTCATACAGAAAGATCTCATTCTAAAATTCGTGTTCATGAATGGTGAAATTTGTGGAAAGTATTTGCTGTTctatttaaatgtatatatgaATTTGATGGAATGCATTATTATGTTTTCATAGGTATAATGTTGATTTGATTACTTACAATGTGTTCTTAGAGCTGGCAAGAGATGCGCTGAATGCAGAAGGCTATTGTGTTATTGGAGGTTATATGTCACCTGTTAATGATGCATACAAGAAAAGGGTATGTAGTTGCTTGAATCATATTGATAGAAATGTAATTTGTAGAGTAGCCTTTGTCAGCAAATGGATGTCTTTCACTTTTTACAcatttcttgaaacattaaattaaatggCCTCTTTAGGAAGTGAGTTACAAACCTCAATTTCTCCAGGACTTCTCATCAATTTCTATGCCTGAATTTGTAATTATCTGACAACCCTAACTCCCCCCAACCCACTGGGGTGGGGTTTCCCAATGCACACTATGTGCCGGGATAGAGAAATTAAAACTActacacacacaaatatatccAAACACAAACATTGAGAGGCACTTTCCATTTTAATTGGAGTACTTATGTGTAACCTTATCCATTTGAGAGTGCTGCCTTGTAGGGACCTTTTTTTTCCTGCATGGCAGAAAATGTTGATACTGTTATCATTTGTCATGATTGATAGATATCTAATATCATCACTCATGGGTTACTTGATTGAGTTTGTTTCTATTAAGTTATTCTATGTTTTAGTTATCACCGTCCTGCCTTCATAAAGTTATATACCCCCTATCTTTTAGTGACCAAATATCAATATGGTGTAACAAAGCAGTAACTAGAGTTTTTTTGCAGGGCCTTTTATCTGCTGAACATCGTCTACAGTTGTGTCATCTGGCGAGCAAAAGTTCTGAATTTGTAATGGTTGACCCATGGGAGATAAATTACTCCGTCTctcaagttcttttttttttttttttttttttttggggtgcaaTTTAGAGCTTATGCTTGCTTGAATATAGTACTTTGTTTCATTTTGATATAAATGTGTTCTCATCCTCAAGTGTAAAATTCTACTGTAGCCTTATCTCATCATGTTTTGCatagtttgaaatttaatttttgaagttcTAAACTCTTGTTACAGGCAAGACAAAGTACCTTCCAACGCTCTTTAATTGTTTTATCCAGAGTTAAGAGTATTTTTTGCGAGAGTGGGCAGGTACCTAGTGGTATGTTTAGACAAAATGGAatcttttatttgcttttgAGTGACTAGACTAAATAACTGTGATTACATTATCTTGAATCTTTTTCTTCTGAAATAAACACATATACGGATGAGCACTTATGCAcattcacaaataaaaattggatGGCTTTCATTTTAGGAGATTGGGTTAGGAATGCTTTGTCATTTTATATTTGGATTTgtattggggggggggggggggggtctgtTGTTGAAAACACCCTTTGAAAGGGAGGCCTTCACAGTTGGGTTCAACCAATGGAAGTGAAGGGATCTGGGGAAGGAGAGGGAAAATTCTACCCCTGGTTGGCAGCTTACTGTCACCCTTAGTCCTTAGATTGAAAATATATTAGTTTGTGTTACTGATTTTGACTATATATTTGTATCAATGACCTTGATTTATTATGTTTAATGAATTTCTTTTCTAACCTGGGTCATATTTATGTGTTTTCATTGTTGCTTTAGGCAGAATAACATTAACTTGCTTTTCTCCTGCTTCTAGAATCCCTTAAGGTTATGCTTGTCTGCGGTTCTGATCTGCTCCAATCTTTTGGCATTCCTGGAGCCTGGATTCCAGACCAAGTATGTACTCTCAACATATATTGGTTCACACAAATTAGGCGCTTATAATAAGATAAATATTTCACTAAGTCCTTGATATGGGGATACTACTGTCATTTAATTCTCTTTTGCTATAGAAGACAATGACATGATCgtgaaatttatatatatttagttttttagttcatCTGAGTGTAAAAATGCCAGTTTCATAAAATGGTAGTGTGTAAGTTCAAGTAGAAAGATTTATTTAAATGTTTCTTAATATCAGGAGCATATACTTGAGCtgaaatttatattgtaaaattaatCAGATGTTGAATTTCCTCGGTATGTGGATATGAAGTCTTTATGGGATATGGATCAAACCTTTTTGAATTGATCTATAATTAGTTGCCTTGGATTATAATGTTCTATAAATCTTGTTATTGTTCTCCAGGTCAGGACCATATGCAGAGATTATGGTGTGGTTTGCATTCGCAGAGAAGGACAAGATGTTGAGAAAATTATCTCTGATGATGAAATTTTGAATGAATTCAGGGTAATcagaatatttgaattgttccCATGTTTCTTGATGTTTTTTCAACTTTGAACTGCAATATATATCATGTCCGTCGTTGTTTGCATATTGATTGTCCACATTTTTGCAATTGACCAAATTCTGGAAATCATCTGAAAAGGTTAAAAGTGGTCCAAATTTTCCCATGTCTTCAGAATTTGAATCCTTTGTCTCAAAAGGAGCTTCACCCCAGTGGCTTTTATTGactcaattgttttaatttatggcTGCTTTACGATCCTTTGCTTGCTGGTCTACCCTAAACGTTACAACTCTAATATTGAATTTTTCAGGATAACATTAAAGTTGTGGATGAGCTTATACCAAACCAAATCAGCTCAACAAGAGTAAGGTAAAAGTAAAGCATATTTGTTTATTGCCAATATAAAGATGAATTTAACActaaaggtttaaaaaaaaaaaaaatttatatgtatcTCAGGGATTGCATTTCAAGAGGGTTGTTGATAAAATATCTAACTGTAGATGAAGTGATTGATTATATAAGAGAACAGCATTTGTACCTGAACTCAGATGATAAGTGATGATCTCTTCAGCATCATATTATACTGTACATAATTGATCATCATCTGTAATAACCATAGCATCGGAATATAGTGCCATGTgcctaatttattttaattaatactgGATAAATAATGATAGaaatatgtattatttattcaaataaattagtttGGATTGGGATTAAGAATAGTTTTGTTGATAGATAAtaggtattttttattatttatttttacctattTGGAAGTTTGTATAAATTCAAATGTTGACAATGAATAAAAATAGCcatgaatttttaaataataggcTGTACGTCTGAACTTTCTTGAAATTCTTctcaaaaacatatataattgtTTGAAGTATAGTTGTGCTTAGATAAAGTGAGGCTGAAATGCTGTATGTAAGCAAATATGCTACAGAGTTAAAAGAGAAAGTTGATGGTGGACAAACTCATCCTTAATCCTATGTGGTTCACTCTATGGTTATTGCTTTAAATCATGGCAAACTCACCCTTAATTTTATGTCGTTGGCTCTATGGTAGTTgccttttatcatcaaatcaagacatcAATGGATGTCTTTTTGGTGAAGAGAGGATTCGACTCCAGTCCCCTATTCGATAacaagagactttaccaatcGAGTCAACTAGAacccactttttctttttatttgaatgGCTATGGTTTTAGGGACATGGGTGATGATGGGTGtggtggggtttttgatgatctAACTCAGAGTGCAAAATGGGTTATAATTAAAGACTTTagctttaatatattttttacccaTTTGGCTATGTTATTTGTCAAGTGAGGAACTAAATTAAGTACATGTGTTTAAGGTTTCGTGGGTTCAAAAACATTGGGTACATGTGTAacttaacaataaaaagaaaaataaaagtgttaAAGATTTAGATACTCTTGTTGATTTCTGGGGATTTATTGTGTGATAGTGATGTACCATTGGCCCTTTGACTTTACTTCTTTTGTTTGCACTTGGAATCTCATAGgatttgtttatagttttgtATGCCTTTTAGAATTTTGTAGAACTTTTCCATAGTCTTATTTGCAACATTTTATAGAGAGAGAGGTGAATAATTTCATAAGTGGTAGGTTGCTGTATGTGGTTGTGGATGGGCATACATGACTTGGTGCTTGTGCTCATTAGCCATGCTAGTAGTGGAGGCAGTGAGTGTAGTCTTGTCATAACTCTATGGATTGATGGTGTATCAACTATTCTTATAATGGTTAGGATGTACATTCGGTGGAGCAGTGATGGTACCATGGCACATGGAGCATTGTCTGGTGGTGGTTGATATGAATTTGTATATGATAGGCGTCATGAATTTGGACTTGCTTATGGATTATTATTGTGGGCTAAATCATGTTTCGTAGAAGCATTAAGGGATTGGATTTTGGTACCTTGTTTGTTGATTCAGACATGGTTCTTGTGAATTCTCACCTATCTGCAGGTTACATGGGGCTGCTTGCAGTAAGGAGTGATGGTAGAGAAGTGAAGAGAAGTTCAGATGGTATGCCATGTATGGCGGGGGGATGGGTAGTGTTGATGTTGGTAGTGGCAGGGTTATAGCAGCAGTTATTGTGCTCTGATGGCTGGCTTCATTTAGGAAACTTAATGAATAAACTATTTTAGGTTAAACTTTAGTACAGACTAATGTGCCCAACAACAATTTATTACAAACTAAAATGTgcttattattttgataagaaCCTACGTCTAGTGGGAAAGTGAGCTCTAAAAGGGATAGCTGCTTTGAGGGAGCTTGGCCTCCAAGGACAAGAaagatttagagagagagaattagagaaAAGAGGGAACTTGCTTGTACTTTACTGTTATGATCCTTACAGCAGTGGCTGGCAGCTATTTAGGCTTGCCTTAATATGTACAAGCTCAGGAATTCCCTAACTAGATAACTAATCTGCTAACAGCTAGCCTAATTGATCACATGGTAAATGCTATTAAGCATGTGGGTTCTAACTAACATTACTTAGGCAACTATACAAGAGAGTTACAACCAATAGACTAGAATATCAAGGCCACAAGACAAACGACCAACTAACATAACTAGTGTATCACCGGCATGCTTGCTGTTACTGCCTAAGCTTTACTGCTGCAGTCTCTAGACACTACTGTCTGCTGCTTCCAGCTGCTTGAAAGACTACTCTAACTGATTAGTTGAGCTTTTCACTGTTACTATACTGAGTGAGATAGCTGCTTAGTTGCTAATTACATAGTTCACTGCATATCTTGATAAGCCACATAACTCTTGTCAATGCATACCCTGCTGCTGCATCCCTCAAGGCTTCTACTGAAGGCTGCTGTATAACAACTACCAGCAGCACCAATATTAAGTAGGCAGGGTAGACAGGGTCTTAACATATTTGGGACTATTATGGCTGTTCAAGCCTACTTCAGaaatgctttt of Quercus lobata isolate SW786 chromosome 8, ValleyOak3.0 Primary Assembly, whole genome shotgun sequence contains these proteins:
- the LOC115955695 gene encoding non-functional pseudokinase ZED1-like isoform X2, encoding MRWNWFASYHFFFKRIEERKQREERERLFYENGSKLLEKLIASCNAKPIPIRTFSAQQLRQATNNFSSEKLVMGFSIWYKGSLEGQIVLIKGSFVHNVKLIPIRTFSPQQLRQATNNYLSQHLGIYWYKGSLEGRIVLIKRLDNLAYIAINDLVISAQMSGHSNVLRPIGCCLHTRIPILVFEFAANGLLADRIYVSRVTELQHEPMVWESRLKIARQIAHALSYLHTAFPRPVIYMAMDLHSILLDEHDVPKLSHFHFSVSIPEGEVDVDAPFLSTFKSPEFKTAGKVTEKADVYDFGRFLLELLTGDDSFKDSTFIAYIHNCAQGSCINEIVDPAILAEGGASLQHQLQAVVDLALACTEEDPQTRPTMVDVTKQLRRIERITLKLWMS
- the LOC115955695 gene encoding non-functional pseudokinase ZED1-like isoform X1; the protein is MRWNWFASYHFFFKRIEERKQREERERLFYENGSKLLEKLIASCNAKPIPIRTFSAQQLRQATNNFSSEKLVMGFSIWYKGSLEGQIVLIKGSFVHNVKLIPIRTFSPQQLRQATNNYLSQHLGIYWYKGSLEGRIVLIKRLDNLAYIAINDLVISAQMSGHSNVLRPIGCCLHTRIPILVFEFAANGLLADRIYVSRVTELQHEPMVWESRLKIARQIAHALSYLHTAFPRPVIYMAMDLHSILLDEHDVPKLSHFHFSVSIPEGEVDVDAPFLSTFKSPEFKTAGKVTEKADVYDFGRFLLELLTGDDSFKDSTFIAYIHNCAQGSCINEIVDPAILAEGGASLQHQLQAVVDLALACTEEDPQTRPTMVDVTKQLRRIERFTKMGEKLGGNLQNLKLRESFEEHAFVSLKRNASSDEIQAVNEASERPLEV
- the LOC115956130 gene encoding nicotinamide/nicotinic acid mononucleotide adenylyltransferase-like, with protein sequence MVLVNSHLSAGYMGLLAVRSDGIEVKRSSDELARDALNAEGYCVIGGYMSPVNDAYKKRARQSTFQRSLIVLSRVKSIFCESGQVPSESLKVMLVCGSDLLQSFGIPGAWIPDQVRTICRDYGVVCIRREGQDVEKIISDDEILNEFRDNIKVVDELIPNQISSTRVR